In the Arthrobacter zhaoxinii genome, one interval contains:
- a CDS encoding ammonium transporter — protein MDLSAGHVWVMISAALVLLMTPGVAFFYGGMTRAKAALNMMMMSFVSIGIIGVVWVLWGFSMTGGNGVAGLFGNPFTSFGLKDILGSEDLITAGYGATFAIITVALISGAVADRTKFGAWAVFVPIWVTLVYCPLAFMVWGGGLLGAEGAVGSVVGEAIDFAGGTVVHINAGVAGLVLALILGRRKGFGKDPNQRPHNIPFVMLGAALLWFGWFGFNGGAAGTAEEAGLIWINTLAAPAAAMLGWLLTERVRDGRATSLGAASGVVAGLVAITPACANVSPLAAVGLGLVSGVLSALAIGLKYRLGYDDSLDVVGVHLVAGLAGTLALGFIALPVDGAGGGLFYGGGLGQLGAQAAAAAVAIVFSGVLTLLIGLAIHKTMGFRISEEDEVNGVDLSEHAETAYEFGGLGTGGSFSPFQDTARTTTPKETVNS, from the coding sequence ATGGATCTGTCAGCAGGTCACGTCTGGGTAATGATTTCAGCAGCGCTCGTGCTGCTTATGACGCCGGGCGTGGCATTTTTCTACGGCGGCATGACCCGCGCCAAGGCAGCGCTGAACATGATGATGATGAGCTTCGTCTCGATCGGAATCATCGGCGTGGTCTGGGTCCTCTGGGGCTTCTCCATGACCGGCGGGAACGGCGTCGCCGGGCTGTTCGGCAACCCCTTCACCTCCTTCGGGCTGAAAGACATCCTCGGCAGCGAGGACCTCATCACCGCCGGCTACGGGGCAACATTCGCCATCATCACCGTGGCCCTGATCAGCGGCGCAGTTGCTGACCGGACCAAGTTCGGCGCCTGGGCCGTCTTCGTGCCGATCTGGGTGACCCTGGTCTACTGCCCGCTGGCCTTTATGGTCTGGGGCGGCGGCCTCCTCGGTGCCGAAGGCGCCGTGGGGTCGGTGGTGGGTGAAGCCATCGACTTCGCCGGCGGCACCGTGGTGCACATCAACGCCGGCGTGGCCGGCCTGGTGCTGGCCCTGATCCTCGGCCGGCGCAAGGGCTTCGGAAAGGACCCCAACCAGCGCCCGCACAACATCCCGTTCGTGATGCTCGGAGCCGCCCTGCTGTGGTTCGGCTGGTTCGGGTTCAACGGCGGCGCTGCCGGCACTGCCGAAGAAGCGGGCCTGATCTGGATCAACACCCTCGCAGCACCGGCCGCCGCCATGCTCGGCTGGCTGCTGACGGAACGGGTGCGCGACGGGCGGGCCACATCGCTGGGAGCGGCCTCCGGCGTCGTCGCGGGACTCGTTGCCATCACCCCCGCCTGCGCCAACGTCAGCCCGCTGGCCGCCGTGGGGCTCGGCCTGGTTTCCGGCGTCCTGTCCGCCCTGGCCATCGGGCTGAAATACCGGCTCGGCTATGACGATTCGCTCGACGTCGTCGGCGTGCACCTCGTGGCCGGCCTGGCGGGCACCCTCGCCCTCGGATTCATCGCACTGCCGGTCGACGGCGCCGGCGGGGGCCTGTTCTACGGCGGCGGGTTGGGCCAGCTCGGGGCCCAGGCAGCAGCTGCGGCAGTGGCCATCGTCTTCTCGGGTGTCCTCACGCTGCTGATCGGGCTCGCGATCCACAAGACCATGGGCTTCCGGATCTCGGAGGAAGACGAGGTCAACGGCGTGGACCTGAGCGAACACGCCGAAACCGCGTACGAATTCGGCGGACTGGGCACCGGCGGTTCCTTCAGCCCCTTCCAGGACACGGCACGCACCACCACCCCTAAGGAGACGGTCAACTCATGA